The genome window gagcacaCGAACATCTTGTGAACTCACCCTGAAGTTCTCAGGATCCACATGCAGTTTGTCACAGTGCAGCTCACTCAGCTTTGCAAAGGCACCCTTGAGGTTGTCCAAGTTCTTAATAGCATCTCCAAAGGAAGTCAGAACCTTCTTGCCATGGGACTTGACCTTAGGATTGCCCATTATGGCAGAGGAAGAGGACAGGTTGCCAAAGTTGTCAAAGAACCTCTGGGTCCAGGGGTAGACGACCAGGAGCCTATGAGATGAAACCATAGCCAGTAAGAAATCAAAGGTTCTCAAAAATCATAAAAGGCTTTTCTGATCAATTTTCAAGGCTCATATTTATTATTCTCACCCATGCATTGAATCCCAGTTCCTACCTGCCCAGCGCCTCGCCTCCAGCCTCTTCCACATTCACTTTGCTCCACACGCTAGTGATAGCTGCTTTCTCTTCACCAGTAAAATGCACCATGATGTCAGGTCTGAGAGCCTCCAGAGATCACAGAGATTTCAAAAGTAGGTATGTCTGCTGCTAGAAGCGGTAGCCTTTTATTCTTTACTGCTTACCTTCCTGCCCCTCATTTCCCCTAGTACTTGAAAGTCATTGGTCAAGGTTAAGCTGTGTCCCTCAGGGGTGGAGTTAGGTCAGAAAAGGGTCAGCAATGAAGAGTGCACTCTGGCTTGTGATAATGTGTTTGGTTCCCAAGACATCTTTCCTTTGTTGGCTCCTCTTTCATTCTCAACACAATTTTTAATTCACTCCCCTTCTTATCTTCACATGGAATCCTCCAGGATGACATTTATCCTATTCTCCTTCTCCAAGGAAGCCTTATAGAGAGGAGCTAAGCCCAAGGTAGGAAGAGAGTTCCAGTCAAAGCAGCTTAATATTTCTGTTATGGCTGGGGACAGGGACAAGAATaaggtaaaacaacaacaaaacccaaaacaactgACACAGAATCTCAGCCAGTTCCATCTCTCTTAAGAAGTAATTTATAGCTAAGCTTCTGCATCTTAGTTTTCCAAAGGAGGCAACATGCAAACGTGGAGAATTTAGGAAGTTGACTTCCTAGTAAGGAATCCACAATAGAACTAAGCCCTTAAACCCAAAGTATAGTACCTGAGGGTGATTTCACAGAGAAGAACAACAGAATAGGCTTACATCCCAAGTTTTCCAGGAACCCTTTCTCTGTCCATTCATATGTGACTACAGAGGAAACTGGCTACTTTACGGAATTGCTCTGAGctcttttcttgattttctgtCCTATTAGTACTTCTTTATACCAGTGAGACAACTTTGGagtctgaaattattttaaacttggaTATGTGTTCAAATTAAACAATAGATGAATTGATGTTAATTAGAGTCAGAGTATATCTAATGTTTGTTGTAGCCATAAATGTCAGAAGCTTTAAATAGggtccttgtttgtttgttttgatgccCCTGTTATCTTTGAACTTCCCTAAGAATTCATCTTGAAACAGAATCTTCACCTGTAACTTTTTCAGTTATCATCCATTATTGTTATACTTGTCTTATTGATACGGTGGTGAGGAGTAGTGGGGAAGTATTCTATGTGTATAATTAAATCTAGGTCTTTTGTGGACCATGTTTTGGGGGGATGTGACCTTCAcaaatgcttttgtttgtttgtttgtttctcctcattaagagagacaggaaagactCCCTGTGTTAAACCACATAGCCTACAGGAGTCTACAGTGAGAAAGAAGGTATTTGATCACTGAAGTAgcagaatgaataaacaagaaattCTATTCAGAAATTCTATTCAGTAAAGAATAACCCTTGAGTTTATTCAAGgatctttatttgtttgtttttacctatAGAGAAAGGGCCCCAGGTTTCCAAAGCAAATATTCAATAGATCCACAGTGTGAGGAAAATGACCTTTTCTTAGACCTTGGTATGAGGATCAGATATTGCCAAAGCCCAGGGAATAAGAACAAAAACTGTGGAAAACAAGATCTTATGAGTACGTTACATTTTCCTTCCAATTTCAGAATGTGAATAGCACTTTTCTCTTGGATTCAGAGTATGGTGTTGCTTTTCCTTCTCCACTTTCACACTTATTACAAGACCCATAGCTTCTACTAGGACCTGAGCTGGCTAACCTCCAGGGATATGGCCCATCATTTGCTCTCTTATTGCTAAAAGTTGTGGAAAAAAGGTGTTCTATAGTTATAAGGTTTAAAGGCAGTATATCTGTAGCTCAGGACAAGGCTTATGAATTTTGATTCTGAAGTTAGGTAGACTGCGTTTAATCTCATGATTGCTTAGGAGCTTGTTGATTCAAGCTAAATTATCTTGAACacccatttttaagttttatttatatatgctaTGAAATatcatgattatttttttcccatcttGATTTAAAACCCAAAGTTTAGAAAGATAAATGTATAAGTTATCCAGGATAGATTATAAAGAGTAAATGGTcagaaaaaatgataaatggtctaaatagtaatttattacttataaaactaaaaactaaaactaacaAAGTAAGAAACACTTAATATCTCAAgatacttaaagaaaaaagatttaaaaagaaattctgagtGATCACAGCTCACAATCACTCTCTTTCTGCTGACATCCTGGTTCTGGGTCATCCCTCCCACCCAAACCCAACACAAAATGACCAGTGAAGCCATAGAAGCCATTTCTGCTACAGAGAAGGCATTGTCAAAGCTCCAAACTGAGACAGGGTCTGGAACAGAATCTGACAGTGATGAATTAGGACCAGAGCTCAAGGAACAGCATTCCACAAAAGCAACCGCATAACAAGCCCAGCTGGCAGCAGCAGCTTAAATCAATGAAGAACCAATCAGTAAAGCCAAATAGGGTTGAGTGAAAAGAAGGCACAGAAGGCTGAAAGCAGTAGTGCTCCCTGACCATGAGCTATGGtatactattttctctttctgtgcaaTCAGACCAGAAAACGTTCATTTGTTCCTGAATGGCaattggaataatttttttttcaatttaattattgAAATGCCTAATAGAACCTTTGATCTCACCTACTTCTGTTGTAAGAACAGAAATACAGATGCATAATGGAAGCTGAGGAACCAATATCCTCTTTAATCAAAAATCCTAAACAGCTTAGACCAAGACTGAGTCTTCCATAGGATACAGGGGTTACTAGTGTCAGTCCCCAGAAATCTAAGAATATCCTCTTGGTCATCACAAAACCTGATGTCTACAAAAGCCCGCTTCAGATAACTACATGGTTGTTGAGGAAGCCAAATTGAGGATTTATCTTAGCAAGCACAGCTAGTTACTGCTGAAAATTTCAATTTAaagcagtggctctcaaacttttGGAAGTTGGGATGCAtttaaaaatcctacaaatagttGTAGGGGCaccatatacaaatttctgagaaatatgttataataattaagtcaaatattaaagaaaaaatataaagtccaagcatgcttttatggtaattaagtgaaataaatacaataaaattaaatttattctgacattataaaacatttttattttacattttttgagttatgcttttagaattcataaaaaataggagttaaaaaataaaaaaaattacaaaaatgttatctatttatatatataaatacattcttaagaagatttagtaaattcggcaggtcccggcatgaatgtgttaagttttttcattcttgtgtttatgagaaacatgagcctgatgtgttctagctgtttcttcaatgtttgggcatatatttgaaaggtaaactcccatttcctcgtcaatacattgaagaatttctctctttttactcttaatcatgttgagtacagaaaacccctaccataggtatcatcttaactttacatcaaacaaagaataaaagaaacctgcctccagtctttcctggaacatgggggatagtgtaaacaatccaacaccacagcttaacagccttttgcaacctaatcaggcaactgaagtggggggttgggcagactgtcagtttacagccaattcctcaaacctctgtccccccaaaatctaaactccaaaactctgtgattttttggtccccaacaggcacatatttctctggaataccatatggcacacctgaaaatcttctagggtgcaccagtgtgccctggctcacactttgagaaccactggtttaaggtGAAGCTGCCTTAAACATTCAGTAAAACACAGGGATTCCAACTGTACAAGAGGAAAGTGAAGAGGTTTTGAAACAAGTGTGGAAGTTAAGGACATAGAATTGGTCATATCACAAGTAAATGTGTTGAGAGCAAAGGCAGTTCAAACCCTGAAGAATAACAATGATGACATTGTAAATGCTATTATGGAATTAGCAATGACACCAtctaaaaatgaagactttttttgttgtttcaaaaaCAGTAATTGCATCTTGGTTTAAATTTTTTGCTGTTTCTATCATTAATAAAGTTATAGCTTCCTGTGGGGtggaaaaaaaaactctgaaatgTGTTAAACATTAATTCCTGCCTCTCAAGGTATCCAGTAGTATTCATACCTTTGTAAGTGCTGTGTAGTATTTTAATAAGTGTAAGATACCTACTTTTTagcagaaaaaaaagtcaagtatttttttaaatcttgctaGCTAATTTATGACATGCATACTAATCCTATGAGTCAAATATTGTATTCTCTTTAGGTTATTAGTGTGgagaattatatatattacattgttGTTAAGTAAAATAGCTCTTAAAACTATCTGCATGCTTTTCATACTATTTTCTAAAAAACCTActtcaaatgttatttttcaccACAAATGAGttcttttacttttgattttataATAGGAAAATTATAGACAGGTTTTATAAATCACTGAAAGTACAAAAAGCTGCTTAGGATTCTTTATTAAAGAGGATATTGGTTCTTCAGCTTCTGCATCTGAATTTCTGTTCTTACATAGAAATAGTTGAGATCAAAGGTTCTATTAGGCATTTCAATAACAAGACAAATTAGAGAAAATTATCGTATTTGCCATTCAGGAACCAATAAACATTTCCTGGTCTGATTGCACAGAATAAAAAACTAGTCCACCACCCATGGTCAGGGAGTGCCACTGCTTTCTAAACACCATGTCTCTACATCTTCTTTCACATAGGCTGTAGGTGGCTCTGAACCAGAGCTGGGTCTCCTTCTGAGTGACATCTTTTAGTTTGCCAATTTACAACATGGACATTGATAGTTTGACTGGTTTCTGGGACCGCTGTACTTATGAtgtagccatatatatatatatatatatatatatatatatatatatatatatatatatatatatatattaaacaagagGAATCTTCACTGGGAAGTGGAAATAGAAAGCCAGAAGAAAGCAATTATTGCACATTTTTCTACATGGTGGACTTTGAAATGTAAAGCTTGGATCTAGCAACTTAGACAGTTAtacatttctcattttcctctgaaattcagttttactttctcggtttccttgatttttttttttaccttaaaattgCCTTTCTTTATATTCATGATTAAAATTCTTCGAAATTCATGGTGTTTCTGCTTATTTTAAGCAGTATTGATAATGTGTTCTATGAATTAAGAATAACATAGAAAAATTCGCTGGAAGAGTCAGAAGGAATGACACTGTTATTAGAGCCAgtactttctaattttccttttccTAAGTTTGTTTCACAACCAAAGGGCATTGGTCCATGTCTTGTAGCTTTACCCAAGACCTAAGTCAAGTAGAAATTTATAAGCTTTGTTCAAGTGTAGTACTTATAAactatacataatttcactaCTTAAATTTCCACTTAGGGTTGATTCAAAAGGACTTTTCTAGGTATAGGTCCTAAATTCTGtatccagaaataaaaaaaaagaaaaagattaatctTGTGTTAAGATTCCATCTCACAGCTAAAAGATTGGGAAATTCTTGACTTGGTGACTTTTGAATTCTCAAAGATGGTAACgacatgttattttaaaaaacctgGGCATGCTATCTTAATACTTTGGGCATTTAGTGTCGAAGCTATAGCATAACATATTTCCTGAACAAAAAAATCTGCATCTCTCAGGAAAAGAGTAAACTTGAGGTTTTGTAAATAAGCAAGATATAAATGAAAGCAGCAATGAGGATTATGAGAAACTAGACCCTTGGTTTACATGACCTGGTGGGGCAGTTAATGATTGTTCTTCCCACCAACTCCTTTTAGTCCTTGCTAATTCGATCTCTAAAAGGATTGTTCCTGAAACCAAATGTCCACCACCCCTCTTGAATCTGAAGCACATGGGAAGGAAGGGAACACCTCTTAGGTTTCTAAGCCAACAAGCTACAAGCTTTTCTCTGTGCAGGAGTCTCCTTCAGCCCCTGATGTCACCAGTAGTTTCCTgaacctgtttttgtttgtttgtttgtttttctttcttttgtttactcctcctctttttcttcttttgtttatttattcatttgttttctcaGGTTTTGGAGGCATttattttgtttcgttttgtttttaattaacagAGGCAGGCAGATTCAGTGTTTTTCCTCTTCTGGGTACTTGGGCTGGTGATAGCGGGGTGGGGTCAGAAACTGTGGACACAGATAAAGGCTTAGCACTACACAGAGTTGTGACAAGGGAGGGGACTAACTAAAGACAGTGACAGCCAGTTTTTCTCTTACTGCCTTCAAAGACCCCATCTGCAGTTCATGCACAAGTAGATAAATGGAAGCACTTGGGGTCTTGCATGATTAACTCCTTAGAAATGCTTAATCAATAAGCTCTGTgtaatatatgtgtgcatgtttatataaatatgtaaatattgccAAAATATGAAAGCTAAAGTGACTAATTAACATTTAAGTCTCAGGAATCTAGAAGAATAAATTGcattctttaaattttgttgaaattaaaaataaatttagtgacaaaaaagagaaactcaaagtaCCCTAAAGGAGGCAAAATGACTCCCAGGCCAGAGCATTTAACTATAATCTTATGAAGTGttctaatttataataaaaaaagaagtgtgcTAATCTTTAGAGAGTTGGCCAATAAGGAAAATGTAGGGGAAAAAAGTCAAGGACAGTATAGAAACAAAAGTCTCTCTGTGGGCTTAGAATATAGATATGTTATGAACTTCACATATCATTTGGACATAAATGTTATGTCTAGGCCAAAGTTATCCATGAAAATAGATGAATAAGTCATATATGACCCCCTTGGCAAGATTGATGACTTAACATGATTGCGTCCAGCTATCTGCCTTCACATAGTTTGTTTTATCTATACTATTACCTGGTTGATACAAAGACAGAATTTCTTTTTCACATAGATAAGAGTATTTCAGTTATGAATCTCaatgtaaattaataaataagtacctTGTTTTCCATTTTAGTTATGTTTGCCTTTCTTTTGGCCAAAATAAACCTTCAAGAGCCAATTACATCCTACAAAACAAATGAGTCACATCCTGGAACACAATAATCTGATCAAAAGCCCTGCATTGAGATATAACTAGCTCTAGTCTAGTGGGTCATGCCTCTTCCAACTTAACTCCATAGATTTCTCTGTATGTATATAGCAgtgaatgtatgtatgtatgtcttatagttctgtgtgtgtttttgctatgcattcattcatttaacatggCAAAAGTACTAAGaatataaaagtgaaaaacaaagcCTCTGTTTTCATGGAGTTGATAGTGGGAGGAATCATACAAAAAGTAACTAAGCAAGTAAAACATATGGTATATGCCAAATGATGTTAAGTGCTATGGAGGAAGACACTAGATTGAAGGACAGAGTGTGGTAGGGACAAGGGTGGAAGGGTATTACTGCTTTAAATAATGTGTCAGTGATTTCTTCACTATAAGGGGACACTCAAGAGGATATTGATGGATGATAAACCAATTTATATAGACCTGAGTATAAGTGTTCAAGGCATAGGGAAttgcaaatataaatattgtaaagTGGGAGATTGCTTAGAATTGTCAGGTAATGGCAATGAGACCAATGTAGAAGCAGATTGAGTAATGGAGAGAGTATGAGATGTGATCATAGAAGTGCTAATCTAAGTCATGGGACAATAATGATATCTATATCatagaattgtaagaaaaaacacaaatatacaatgtatgtatgtatagatatatactaAGACACGCATAGATGTatgcatatataacatatatattgtaattatgtctgcccatatatatacatacctttctttatatacatatttattatatatatgccaaaataaacattaacaatTCTGTTACTAtaaaaaattgcaaatatttttaccactttttttttcttttttttttttacagggacagagagagagtcagagagagggatagacggacagacaggaacaaagagataagaagcatcaatcattagttttttttcattgtgctttgagacaccttagttgttcattgactgctttctcatatgtgccttgaccgcgggccttcagcagaccgagtaaccccttgctggagccagcaaccttgggtccaagctggtgagcccttgcttgaaccagatgagcctgcactcaagttggcgactttagggtctcgaatctggttccttggcatcccagtccgatgctctatctactgtgccatcgcctggtcaggcaaaaaaattgcaaatattttaactttattttgagTGATACAGAAAACTACTGGAGGCTTTTGGACAAAAAGGTTATCATACAGGATTTACATTTCTAAAAGATTACTTTGGCTACTCTGTGGGTAAGAAATTATAGGGGgtcagagggagaaagaaaaaggccaCTTATGGGGTCAACAGTAATAGTTTAGGTGGATATTACAGTGGTTTAGTGCGGG of Saccopteryx bilineata isolate mSacBil1 chromosome 1, mSacBil1_pri_phased_curated, whole genome shotgun sequence contains these proteins:
- the LOC136320616 gene encoding hemoglobin subunit epsilon, whose protein sequence is MVHFTGEEKAAITSVWSKVNVEEAGGEALGRLLVVYPWTQRFFDNFGNLSSSSAIMGNPKVKSHGKKVLTSFGDAIKNLDNLKGAFAKLSELHCDKLHVDPENFRLLGNVLVIILASHFGKEFSPDVQAAWQKLVAGVATALAHKYH